CCAGCAGCAGCACCTCGAAGAAGACGAAGAGGTTGAACAGGTCACCGGTGAGGAAGGCGCCGTTGATGCCCATCAGCTGCAGCTGGAAGAGGCCATGGAAGTTGCTGCCCTTCTCGTCGTCGCCGCCGCAGGCGAAGATCACGCAGCCCAGGGCGAGCACGGCGGTGAGCAGCACCATCAGCGCCGAGAGGCGGTCCAGCACCAGCACGATGCCGAAGGGGGGCTGCCAGCCGCCCAGGGCGTAGTAGGCGACCTCGCCGTCGGCGGCGCGCAGCAGCAGGGCGAGGGCGATGAGCACGAGCAGCCCCGTCGAGGTCACGCCGAGCACGCGCTTCAGGCGGGTCCCGCCGTGGAGGCTGCGCAGCAGGAACAGGCCCGTCAGCAGCGGCAGGACCACGGGGAGGACGATCAGATGCTGCATCACCGGTGGTTCTCCTCTCGTTCCTCTTGCTTGCGACCGTCGACATGGTCGTTGCCCATGTCGCCGCGGGCTCGCATCGACAGGATGACGGCGAAGGCCGTCATGGCGAAGCCGATGACGATGGCGGTCAGCACCAGGGCCTGGGGCAGGGGGTCGGCATAGTCGCGGGCGCCGTCGATGATGGTCGCGCCATTGGTGGTCAGCCCGCCCATGGAGAACAGGAAGAGGTTGACCGCATAGGACAGCAGGGTCAGCCCGACCACCACGGGGAAGGTCCGTCCCCTCAGGGTCAGGTAGAGCCCGCAGGCGCTGAGCACGCCGGTGGTGATGGCATAGAGGCTTTCCATCAGCGCTTCTCCTTGGCGGTGGTCGTGGCGGGGGCGGCCTCGTTCTTGGCCGGCCGGTGCGGCGTGGTTACCTTGCCGAGGTTGGCCAGGATCATCAGGGTGGCGCCGACCACGGCCAGGTAGACCCCCAGGTCGAAGATCATCGCCGTGGCCAGCTCGATGTCCCCGATCAACGGCAGGTGGAAGTGGCCGAAGGCCGAGGTCAGGTAGGGGTGGCCGAACAGCCAGCTGCCCACCCCGGTCACCGCGGCCACGCCGACCCCGGCGATGGCCACCGGCTGGTACTGGAAGGCGAGGCGTTCCTGGGCCCACGCCACGCCCCGGGCCATGTAGAGCAGGATCAGCGCCACCGCGGTGATCAGCCCGGCGATGAAGCCGCCGCCGGGCAGGTTGTGGCCACGCAGGAAGATGAACACCGAGACCAGCAGGGCGAGTGGCAGCAGCGCCTGGGAGATGGTGGTCAGGATCATCGGGTAGCGATCCGGCGACCACAGGCGGCCCTCGCCGTCACTGTGGGGCATGAACAGTCTCAGGCGGTTGAGCAGCTTGAAGATCGCCAGGCCCGCCAGGGCCAGCACGGTGATCTCGCCCAGGGTATCGAAACCGCGGAAGTCGACCAGGATGACGTTGACCACGTTGTGGCCGCCACCGCCCGGCACGCTGTTGTCGAGGAAGAAGCCCGAGATGCTGGGCGTGCCGCGGGTCAGCACGGCGTAGTTGAGGCTGGCGATGGCCATGCCCAGGGCCCCGGCCAGCAGGGCATCGCGCACGCTGCGCGGCAGCGAGGATTCCCGCGGGGTCTTCTGGGGCAGGAAGAACAGCGCCAGCATCAGCAGGATCATGGTGACCACCTCGACCGACAGCTGAGTCAGGGCCAGGTCGGGGGCCGAGAAGCGGGCGAAGGTCAGCGAGACCAGCAGGCCGACCATGGACAGCAGCAGCAGCGAGATCAGGCGGTAGCGGTGGGCGATGACCGTGCCCAGGCCGCTGAACATCAGCAGCATCGCCCCGGTCAGCAGCACGCCGTCCACCGGGCGCTGGGGCTGGTCGCCGGCGAGGCTCGGCACCATGACCAGGCCCAGTGCCGTCAGCGCCAGGGCGCTGAACAGCAGCAGGCCCATGTAGCGCTGCAGCGAGGCATTGTCGAGCCGGGCGAGCAGGCCCTCCGATCGCCGCCCCAGGCGCTGCACGCTGGCCTCGAAGACCATCCGCGCATCCACCGGCCGAAAGCCCCGCAGAAAGCGCCGCAGGTAACGGTGCAGGTGATAGAGGCCGATGCCGGCGGCCAGGGCGATGGCGCTCATCAGCAGCGGCAGATTGACGCCATGCCAGATGGCCAGGTGGAACTCCAGCGGCGCCAGCAACACGGCGCGGGTGGCCAGGTCGAGCAGGCCTCCGGCCAGGGCGGAGGGGAAGAGCCCCACCAGCACGCAGAGGACCGTCAGCAGCTCGACGGGGGCGCGCATCAGCCGGGGCGGTTCATGGGGCGTCTTGGGAGGCGACTGGCGGGGCGGCTTGAAGAAGACCGCGTGAACCAGGCGCAGCGAATAGGCCACCGAGAGCACACCGCCGAGGGTCGCCATCACCGGCATCAGCCAGCTCAGGCCACCCAGCACCGGCGTGGTCAGGCTCTCGGCGAAGAACATCTCCTTGGACAGGAAGCCGTTGAGCAGCGGCACCCCGGCCATGGCCGCGCCGGCGATCGAGGTGAGCAGGGCGGTGACCGGCATGGCCCTCGCCAGGCCGCCGAGGCGGGCCAGTTCCCGGGTGCCGGTCTCGTGGTCGATGATCCCGGAGCTCATGAACAGCGCCGCCTTGAAGGTGGCGTGGTTGAGGATGTGGAACAGCGCCGCCAGCACCGCCATGGGGCTGCCGATGCCCAGCAGCACCGTCACCAGGCCCAGGTGGCTGACCGTGGAGAAGGCCAGGATGCCCTTCAGGTCGGTCTTCATCAGGGCGAACCAGGCGCCGTAGAGCAGGGTGGTCATGCCCACCAGGGAGACCACCATCGTCCACAGCTCGTTGCCGGCCAGCGCCGGGTGCAGCCGGGCCATCAGGAAGATGCCGGCCTTGACCATGGTCGCCGAGTGGAGATAGGCCGAGACCGGCGTCGGCGCGGCCATGGCGTGGGGCAGCCAGAACTGGAAGGGAAACTGCGCCGACTTGGCGAAGGCCCCCAGCAGCACCAGGGTCAGCATCAACGGGAAGCGGGGGTCGGCCTGGATGGTCTCGCCGCCGGCCAGCACCCGATCCATCTCGAAGCCGCCGACCATGTCGCCCAGCAGCAGGAAGCCGGCCAGCAACGCCAGCCCCCCGGCGCCGGTCACCACCAGCGCCATGCGGGCCCCCTTGCGGGCATCGCTGCGGTGGGACCAGAAGCCGATCAGCAGGAAGGAGGAGAGGCTGGTGAGCTCCCAGAACATCCACAGCAGCAACAGGTTGTCGGCCATCACGATGCCGACCATGGAGGCCATGAACAGGATCAGGTAGGCATAGAAGCGACCGTAGGGCTCCTCGGGCGCGAGGTAGTAATGCGCATACAGCAGGATCAGCAGGCCGATCCCCAGGATCAGCAGGTTGAACAGCAGCGACAGCCCGTCCAGTCGGAAGGCCACCTCGAGGCCCAGTGCCGGGATCCATTCGGCAGAGAAGCGCAGCGCTTCCCCGGCGTTGAGGGCCGGCACCTGGGACAGGGTCAGCACGAGGGCCAGGGTCGGCAGGGCCGCCGTGGCCAGGGAACAGTCACGACGCCCCCGGTTCGCCACCAGCGGCGGCACCAGTACACCGAGGAGGGGCAACAAGGCGATCCACAGCAATGTCATCGATCGGTCATCCTGCGCGTTTGCGTTGGGCCAAGGGTCCCATCCTGCCGAGGGACGGCCCCGAGCAAGCGGCAAGGCGTCGCATCCGTCCCTGGGCGAACAGGCCCATCAATGGCATTCGCCCCATACTCTACCGCAAAGGAAGGCGTCTCGCGCCCTCCTTGCCTTTCAACTCCCCGCCTCGACTAGAGTGAAGCGACAGGACCAAAAAAACCTACCCACGCCGAGGGCCACGTCTGGCGCGGAGGAACTTCATGCAACAGGCTGTGCTGGCAGGTTTCGTAATGGCGGGGCTGGCGCCACTGCTGCACCGCTGGCTCGGCGCCCGGACGGCGTCGATGATGGCCCTGCTGCCTGCCAGCCTGGTGCTGTGGCTGCTCTGGCAGTGGCCGCTGATCGCCGCCGGCGAGACGTTGCTGCTGGCCTGGCCCTGGGTTCCCGCCCTGGAGGTCTCGCTGACCTTCTTCCTCGACGGCCTGGCCTGGCTGTTCGCCCTGCTGATCTGTGCCATCGGGGCCCTGGTGCTGGTCTATTCGGGCGAGTATCTGCGTGATGATCCCGACCAGCCCCGCTTCCTGGTGCTGATCGTCGCCTTCATGATGGCGATGCTCGGCCTGGTGCTGGCCGACAACCTGGTGACCCTGTTCATCTTCTGGGAGCTCACCAGCCTGACCTCCTACCTGCTGATCGGCTTTCATCACGAGGATCCGGTGGCGCGCAAGGCGGCGCTGCAGAGCCTGATGGTCACCGCCGGTGGCGGCCTGGCACTGCTGGCCGGTCTGGTCATGCTGGCCCAGGCCGGGGGCAGCTGGTCGCTGGCCGAGCTGGCCGGCCGCGGCGAGGCCGTCCAGGCACATGCGCTGCATGGACCCTTGCTGGTCTGTGTGCTGCTGGGGGCCTTCACCAAGTCGGCGCAGTTTCCCTTCCACTTCTGGCTGCCCAATGCCATGGCCGCGCCGACGCCGGTCTCGGCCTATCTCCACGCGGCGACCATGGTCAAGGCCGGTATCTACCTGCTGGCCCGCCTGCACCCGGTACTGGGCAGCAGTGACGCCTGGGGCGTCACCCTCTCACTGGTGGGGGCATTGACCATGGCCCTGGGCGCCTGCCTGGCGATCCGCCAGACCCACCTCAAGATCCTGCTGGCCTACTCCACGGTGATGGCGCTGGGCGCCATGACCCTGCTGCTGGGCATCGGCACCCGCGCCGCGCTCGCCGCCTTCGTCGTCTTCCTGGTGGCCCATGCGCTCTACAAGGGCGCGCTGTTCCTGGTGGCCGGCATCCTCGACCAGGCGACCGGGACCCGGGACCTGACCGGCATGGGGGGGCTGCGCCACTGCATGCCCTGGACCGCCCTGGTGGCCGGGCTCGCCGCCCTGTCGCTGGCCGGCCTGCCGCCGCTACTGGGCTTCATCGGCAAGGAGGCGCTGTTCGCCGCGGTGCTCGAGGCCGCCCCCCTGCGCTGGGTGATCCTGCCACTGGCCTTCCTCGCCGCCCTGCTGACCCTGGCGGTGGCGGCCCTGATGGTCCTGCGTCCCTTCTTCGGGGCCGTGCGGGAGACGCCCCGGCCGCCCCGCGAGGGCTCCCCGGCGATGCTCGCCGGCCCGGCCCTGCTGGCGGGCCTCTCGCTGTGGCTGGGGCTCGCGCCGCACGGGCTCGAGGACCTGGTGACGGCCATCGTGCGGGGCCTGGGCGTGCGCGAGGCCACGGTCCACCTGACGCTCTGGCATGGCCTCACCCTGCCGCTCGGCCTGTCGCTGGCCAGCCTGCTGCTGGGGGCGCTGGTGGTGCGCCACTGGGAGGGCTTGCGGACCTGGTCGGCGCGGCTCGACCCCGTCATGGCCCTCGGCCCGGAGGGCGGCTACGCGGCCGTGATGCGCGGATGGCTGCGTCTCGCCGAGGCGCAGACCCGATGGCTGCAGAATGGCCACCTGCGCAGCTACCTGGTGATGACCCTGCTGGTGCTGCTGGGCTTGGTCGGTCATGCCCTGTTCGTGCGCCACGGGGCCCTGGCGGCCCCCGTGCCGTCGGCCCGGGTGCACGAGGTCCTGGTCGCCGCGCTGATGGTGGCCGGGGCGGTGACGGCCTGCCTGATGCGTTCCCGGCTGGCGGCGGTCGCCGCCCTAGGGGCCATGGGGTTCTCCATCGCCCTGACCTTCGTGCTGTTCAGCGCGCCGGACCTGGCGATCACCCAGCTGCTGGTGGAGACCCTGACGGTGGTCCTGCTGGCACTGGTGCTGTTTCGCCTGCCGCGCTTCGCCATCCTCTCCACCCCGCTGCAACGTCTGCGGGACCTGGGGGTGGCGAGCCTGGTCGGTGGGCTGGTCAGCCTGCTGATGCTGTCGGTGCTTGGCGGCGAGCGGCTACCGCGCATCTCCGGGTACATGATCGCCAACGGGCAGCCGCTGGGGCATGGCCACAACCTGGTCAACGTCATCCTGGTGGACTTCCGGGCGCTGGATACCCTCGGCGAAGTCATCGTGCTGGGCCTGGCCGCCACCGGCGTCTTCGCGATGCTCGGCCTGCGTCCCGAGGGCCCCGTGAGCCGGCGGGACGCGCGACCCGGGGAGGGCGATCATGGTTAAGTCCGGTACCCTGATCCTCGAGGTCGCGGCGCGCCTGCTGGTGCCCCTGCAGCTGCTGTTCTCGCTGTTCCTGCTGCAGCGCGGCCATGACGAGCCGGGCGGCGGCTTCATCGCCGGCCTGGTGGCCGCGGGAGGGCTGGCCCTGTTCCTGTTCGCCCACGGGCGCCAGGCCCTGCACGCCCTTCTCAAGGTGTCACCCCGCGACCTGATCGGCCTGGGGCTGCTGATCGGCGTGCTCTCGACCCTGCCCGCCTGGTGGCGGGGCGAGCCCCTGTTCACCGCCCAGTGGTGGCGGATCCCGGGCATCGGGCTCGAGATCTCGACCCCGCTGATCTTCGATATCGGCGTCTACCTGGCGGTGATCGGCTCGGTGCTGACCGCCATCATCGCCCTGGTGGAGACCGATCGGGACGATGCGATCCGCTGACGAGGAGGTTTCATGGAACCCGTGATGGCCGTGACCATCGGCATTCTCTTCGCCGCCGCCATCTACATGATGCTGCGCCGCTCCATCGTCAAGCTGGTGATCGGCCTGATGCTGCTCTCCAATGCGGCCAACCTGCTGATCTTCGTCACCGCCGGCCTGACCCGCGACGCGCCCCCGCTGGTACCCCAGGGGATGAGCGTGCCCGCAGGGGCGGTAGCCGATCCGTTGCCCCAGGCGCTGGTGCTCACCGCCATCGTCATCTCCTTCGGCGTGCTGTCCTTCGCCGTGGTGCTGGTGCATCGTGCCTGGGAAGTGGTGCGCACCGATGACCTGGACCACCTGAAGGAAACCGATACGTGAATCCGGCGGTCACGCTGCCCCTGCTGATCCCCCTGCTCGCCGGGACCCTGTCGCTGATGGCCTGGCGCCTGCCACGGCTGCAGCGAGGGCTCGCCGTGGCGGGGACCGGCGGCCTGCTGCTGGCCGGGGGCTGGCTGCTGCACCGGGTCCGGCAGGAGGGCATCCTGGTGGTACAGGTGGGCGCCTGGCCGGCGCCCTTCGGCATCAGCCTGGTCGCCGACCTGCTGGGCACCCTGATGGTGGTCATCACCGGCCTGATCGGCCTGGCCGTGGCGGTCTTCTCGCTGGCGACCAGCGGCCGAGAGCACCAGGCCTTCGGCTATTTCCCGCTGATGCATCTGCTGCTGGCGGGGGTCGTGGGTGCCTTCCTCACCGGCGACCTGTTCAACCTCTACGTGTGGTTCGAGGTGATGCTGGTGGCGTCCTTCGCGCTGCTGATCCTGGGCGGCGAGAAGGCCCAGATGGAGGGGGCGATCAAGTACGTCACCCTCAACCTGCTGTCGTCGGTGATCTTCCTGGTCGCCGTGGGCCTGCTCTACGGCAAGCTCGGCACCTTGAACATGGCCGATGTCGCCCGGCGCGTGACGATGCTCCCGGGGGACGG
The Halomonas sp. M4R1S46 DNA segment above includes these coding regions:
- a CDS encoding Na+/H+ antiporter subunit C, encoding MESLYAITTGVLSACGLYLTLRGRTFPVVVGLTLLSYAVNLFLFSMGGLTTNGATIIDGARDYADPLPQALVLTAIVIGFAMTAFAVILSMRARGDMGNDHVDGRKQEEREENHR
- a CDS encoding monovalent cation/H+ antiporter subunit A translates to MTLLWIALLPLLGVLVPPLVANRGRRDCSLATAALPTLALVLTLSQVPALNAGEALRFSAEWIPALGLEVAFRLDGLSLLFNLLILGIGLLILLYAHYYLAPEEPYGRFYAYLILFMASMVGIVMADNLLLLWMFWELTSLSSFLLIGFWSHRSDARKGARMALVVTGAGGLALLAGFLLLGDMVGGFEMDRVLAGGETIQADPRFPLMLTLVLLGAFAKSAQFPFQFWLPHAMAAPTPVSAYLHSATMVKAGIFLMARLHPALAGNELWTMVVSLVGMTTLLYGAWFALMKTDLKGILAFSTVSHLGLVTVLLGIGSPMAVLAALFHILNHATFKAALFMSSGIIDHETGTRELARLGGLARAMPVTALLTSIAGAAMAGVPLLNGFLSKEMFFAESLTTPVLGGLSWLMPVMATLGGVLSVAYSLRLVHAVFFKPPRQSPPKTPHEPPRLMRAPVELLTVLCVLVGLFPSALAGGLLDLATRAVLLAPLEFHLAIWHGVNLPLLMSAIALAAGIGLYHLHRYLRRFLRGFRPVDARMVFEASVQRLGRRSEGLLARLDNASLQRYMGLLLFSALALTALGLVMVPSLAGDQPQRPVDGVLLTGAMLLMFSGLGTVIAHRYRLISLLLLSMVGLLVSLTFARFSAPDLALTQLSVEVVTMILLMLALFFLPQKTPRESSLPRSVRDALLAGALGMAIASLNYAVLTRGTPSISGFFLDNSVPGGGGHNVVNVILVDFRGFDTLGEITVLALAGLAIFKLLNRLRLFMPHSDGEGRLWSPDRYPMILTTISQALLPLALLVSVFIFLRGHNLPGGGFIAGLITAVALILLYMARGVAWAQERLAFQYQPVAIAGVGVAAVTGVGSWLFGHPYLTSAFGHFHLPLIGDIELATAMIFDLGVYLAVVGATLMILANLGKVTTPHRPAKNEAAPATTTAKEKR
- a CDS encoding putative monovalent cation/H+ antiporter subunit A; this translates as MQQAVLAGFVMAGLAPLLHRWLGARTASMMALLPASLVLWLLWQWPLIAAGETLLLAWPWVPALEVSLTFFLDGLAWLFALLICAIGALVLVYSGEYLRDDPDQPRFLVLIVAFMMAMLGLVLADNLVTLFIFWELTSLTSYLLIGFHHEDPVARKAALQSLMVTAGGGLALLAGLVMLAQAGGSWSLAELAGRGEAVQAHALHGPLLVCVLLGAFTKSAQFPFHFWLPNAMAAPTPVSAYLHAATMVKAGIYLLARLHPVLGSSDAWGVTLSLVGALTMALGACLAIRQTHLKILLAYSTVMALGAMTLLLGIGTRAALAAFVVFLVAHALYKGALFLVAGILDQATGTRDLTGMGGLRHCMPWTALVAGLAALSLAGLPPLLGFIGKEALFAAVLEAAPLRWVILPLAFLAALLTLAVAALMVLRPFFGAVRETPRPPREGSPAMLAGPALLAGLSLWLGLAPHGLEDLVTAIVRGLGVREATVHLTLWHGLTLPLGLSLASLLLGALVVRHWEGLRTWSARLDPVMALGPEGGYAAVMRGWLRLAEAQTRWLQNGHLRSYLVMTLLVLLGLVGHALFVRHGALAAPVPSARVHEVLVAALMVAGAVTACLMRSRLAAVAALGAMGFSIALTFVLFSAPDLAITQLLVETLTVVLLALVLFRLPRFAILSTPLQRLRDLGVASLVGGLVSLLMLSVLGGERLPRISGYMIANGQPLGHGHNLVNVILVDFRALDTLGEVIVLGLAATGVFAMLGLRPEGPVSRRDARPGEGDHG
- a CDS encoding Na+/H+ antiporter subunit B, which produces MVKSGTLILEVAARLLVPLQLLFSLFLLQRGHDEPGGGFIAGLVAAGGLALFLFAHGRQALHALLKVSPRDLIGLGLLIGVLSTLPAWWRGEPLFTAQWWRIPGIGLEISTPLIFDIGVYLAVIGSVLTAIIALVETDRDDAIR
- a CDS encoding Na+/H+ antiporter subunit C, with amino-acid sequence MEPVMAVTIGILFAAAIYMMLRRSIVKLVIGLMLLSNAANLLIFVTAGLTRDAPPLVPQGMSVPAGAVADPLPQALVLTAIVISFGVLSFAVVLVHRAWEVVRTDDLDHLKETDT